The following proteins are encoded in a genomic region of Tigriopus californicus strain San Diego chromosome 6, Tcal_SD_v2.1, whole genome shotgun sequence:
- the LOC131882027 gene encoding polycomb group protein Psc-like, translated as MAASVPVRSLNPHLMCALCSGYFIDPVTITECLHSFCKSCIIKYLDLNKKCPICDLHIHKTRPLLNIRSDKTLQEIVYKLVPGLHQEEMRRRQLFYEQHPVRDANYQSFKEEKEKMFFSSLDKMSLSFEYYDQDLANTHTQKVRKGTSNRRFLQCPGMMKIKHLKKFVRMKYGLVDENFAIDVIYKNELIPEEYTLIDVAYLYNWRKETPMQFYYRVFKKNIVHLRKRKRKHSTTNDVMSNNKKTTSVMEGIVVTKNGTKEVSKVSPTPISSPKKSTEVIELSINVSANDVKQVVSELNSKDSKDEPLEKKRSQLSSSDTSNHNGDESHGKNSNTLHSRTISTGGNSILSTIVQNLARKKLEDSHNASLKNNSSSIGSQSKSTSNKEARDPLSKSPLSQNHVVNGTKTSSSTTMEKPSIKTIGIKADRGGTGNGGGIHHLSKKGLGDRSLMKLGSSNGDSMGTLIMKRPVAKEFPASSIGIPTSGIQVSSNKDQTSGLSFTSKPALTTVNKTTPQSLPLTSKPAPLISKSVMGPTGLPVLQITSSAARLPTSLVTVPVKAKTTSLKFSVATKPTTHSPSISSSMLGRVLPTNPVGHVGPPVKELIWGQSPTGSVSMGLNKAKMTPISKALNQSIRQIPNPSLLTKPKSPDHVPVSKPAPSPVSSTAMGGTGTTPAAVAVTTNTNKMCVGGSRVLEAQK; from the exons GTCAGACAAAACTCTGCAAGAAATAGTATACAAGTTGGTACCTGGACTACATCAGGAGGAAATGAGACGGCGACAGCTGTTCTATGAGCAACATCCAGTCCGAG ATGCAAACTATCAATCCTtcaaagaagagaaggagaaaatgtTCTTCAGTTCTCTGGATAAGATGTCCTTATCATTTGAGTATTACGATCAAGATTTAGCCAACACACACACCCAAAA GGTTCGAAAAGGTACTTCGAACCGTCGATTTCTTCAATGCCCCGGCATGATGAAGAtcaaacacttgaaaaaattCGTTAGAATGAAATACGGGCTCGTCGATGAGAATTTTGCT ATTGATGTGATCTACAAAAACGAACTGATACCCGAAGAATACACGCTCATTGACGTGGCTTACTTGTACAATTGGAGAAAG GAGACGCCCATGCAGTTCTACTACCGAGTCTTTAAGAAGAACATTGTTCACTTGCGGAAACGAAAGCGAAAGCACAGTACTACCAATGATGTCATGTCTAACAACAAAAAGACGACCTCGGTCATGGAAGGTATCGTTGTGACTAAGAATGGGACGAAGGAGGTTTCCAAGGTGAGCCCCACACCCATCTCGAGTCCGAAGAAGTCAACGGAAGTCATTGAGCTTTCCATTAACGTGTCTGCCAATGACGTCAAGCAAGTTGTGTCTGAGTTGAACAGCAAAGATTCCAAAGATGAACCCTTGGAGAAGAAACGCTCCCAGTTGTCTTCTTCGGATACCAGTAATCACAATGGTGATGAGTCCCATGGCAAGAATTCCAACACACTCCACAGTCGAACGATTTCTACTGGAGGGAACAGCATCCTATCCACCATCGTACAGAATTTGGCACGCAAGAAGCTCGAAGACTCGCACAATGCCTCACTCAAGAACAATTCCTCTTCGATTGGCTCCCAGAGCAAGTCAACTAGCAACAAAGAAGCTCGGGATCCTTTGAGCAAGTCTCCATTGAGTCAGAACCATGTTGTCAATGGCACGAAAACCTCTTCCTCCACCACCATGGAAAAGCCTTCAATTAAGACCATCGGCATCAAGGCTGATCGAGGAGGAACCGGGAATGGCGGAGGCATTCATCACTTGAGTAAGAAAGGATTAGGGGATCGGTCTCTCATGAAGTTGGGATCAAGCAATGGCGATTCAATGGGAACCTTGATCATGAAAAGACCCGTGGCCAAAGAGTTCCCAGCGTCTTCTATTGGGATCCCGACATCCGGCATTCAAGTCAGTAGCAACAAGGATCAGACCTCAGGCCTAAGTTTCACCTCCAAACCAGCTTTAACCACTGTGAACAAAACCACTCCTCAGTCTCTTCCTTTAACATCCAAACCAGCTCCATTGATAAGTAAAAGTGTCATGGGCCCAACTGGGCTACCCGTATTACAGATCACTTCTAGTGCAGCACGATTGCCCACCAGCTTGGTCACAGTCCCTGTCAAAGCTAAAACCACGTCACTCAAATTCTCGGTGGCCACCAAACCGACCACGCATTCCCCATCAATCAGTTCGAGCATGTTGGGCCGGGTATTGCCCACCAATCCCGTGGGCCACGTGGGACCACCTGTCAAGGAGTTGATTTGGGGTCAAAGTCCCACAGGCTCTGTCTCCATGGGATTGAACAAGGCTAAGATGACGCCCATTAGCAAGGCCTTAAACCAATCGATTCGTCAGATCCCCAATCCATCCTTACTTACAAAGCCTAAGTCGCCGGATCATGTGCCAGTCTCGAAACCAGCGCCATCTCCAGTATCATCAACGGCAATGGGAGGAACTGGAACAACTCCAGCCGCCGTAGCAGTAACGACGAACACGAATAAAATGTGTGTAGGCGGGTCAAGAGTGCTTGAGGCTCAAAAGTAG